A window of the Halobacterium hubeiense genome harbors these coding sequences:
- a CDS encoding Cdc6/Cdc18 family protein, whose protein sequence is MSDEPTTDGRRTADRDFEVDLDDVLEDDEDGDEGLFDDLLSGEPIFENKEVLRPSYTPHELPHRKDQINNMATILVAALRGETPSNILIYGKTGTGKTASAKFVSQELERTSQKYDVPCEVEYINCEVTDTQYRVLAQLANTFIAQNRAFVDERVEELRDLREAAEDDPSVLESDDDNDDHLDFDSPEAVDEHVEALLEEKAEMDDVPMTGWPTDRVYARFFEAVDYVERVAVIMLDEIDKLVEKSGDDTLYNLSRMNSELENSRVSIIGISNDLKFTDFLDPRVKSSLGEEEIVFPPYDANQLRDILQHRSEVAFKEDALSEDVIPLCAAFAAQEHGDARRALDLLRTAGELAERDQSDSVTEENVRRAQDKIELDRVVEVVRTLPTQSKLVLYAILLLEDNGVHNVNTGEVYNIYKTLCDELDADVLTQRRVTDLISELDMLGIVNAVVVSKGRYGRTKEISLSVPVEETEAVLEADSRLSDIENVTPFVQARFDN, encoded by the coding sequence ATGTCAGACGAACCGACGACGGACGGCCGACGCACTGCCGACCGGGACTTCGAGGTGGACCTCGACGACGTCCTCGAGGACGACGAGGACGGCGACGAGGGGCTGTTCGACGACCTGCTCAGCGGCGAGCCCATCTTCGAGAACAAGGAGGTGCTGCGCCCGTCGTACACGCCACACGAACTCCCGCACCGGAAAGACCAGATCAACAACATGGCGACGATTCTCGTCGCGGCGCTGCGCGGCGAGACGCCGTCGAACATCCTCATCTACGGGAAGACCGGGACGGGGAAGACCGCCAGCGCGAAGTTCGTCAGCCAGGAACTGGAACGGACCTCCCAGAAGTACGACGTCCCCTGCGAGGTCGAGTACATCAACTGCGAGGTCACGGACACCCAGTACCGCGTGCTCGCGCAGCTCGCGAACACGTTCATCGCGCAGAACCGGGCGTTCGTCGACGAGCGCGTCGAGGAACTGCGGGACCTCCGCGAGGCCGCCGAAGACGACCCGAGCGTCCTCGAATCCGACGACGACAACGACGACCACCTCGACTTCGACTCCCCGGAGGCCGTCGACGAGCACGTCGAGGCGCTGCTCGAGGAGAAGGCCGAGATGGACGACGTCCCGATGACGGGGTGGCCGACCGACCGCGTGTACGCCCGCTTCTTCGAGGCCGTCGACTACGTCGAGCGCGTCGCGGTCATCATGCTCGACGAGATCGACAAGCTCGTCGAGAAGTCCGGCGACGACACCCTCTACAACCTCTCGCGGATGAACTCCGAGCTGGAGAACTCCCGGGTCTCCATCATCGGCATCAGCAACGACCTGAAGTTCACCGACTTCCTCGACCCGCGCGTCAAATCCTCGCTCGGCGAGGAGGAGATCGTCTTCCCGCCGTACGACGCCAACCAGCTCCGGGACATCCTCCAGCACCGCTCGGAGGTGGCGTTCAAGGAGGACGCGCTCTCCGAGGACGTCATCCCGCTGTGCGCGGCGTTCGCCGCCCAGGAGCACGGCGACGCGCGGCGCGCGCTGGACCTCCTCCGGACTGCCGGCGAACTCGCGGAGCGCGACCAGTCGGACTCCGTCACCGAGGAGAACGTGCGGCGCGCGCAGGACAAGATCGAACTCGACCGCGTGGTCGAGGTCGTGCGCACGCTCCCCACCCAGAGCAAGCTCGTCCTGTACGCCATCCTCCTGCTGGAGGACAACGGCGTCCACAACGTGAACACGGGCGAGGTCTACAACATCTACAAGACCCTGTGCGACGAGCTGGACGCGGACGTGCTCACGCAGCGCCGCGTCACCGACCTCATCAGCGAACTCGACATGCTCGGCATCGTGAACGCGGTCGTCGTCTCGAAGGGCCGGTACGGCCGCACGAAGGAAATCTCGCTGTCGGTGCCCGTCGAGGAGACCGAGGCCGTCCTCGAAGCCGACTCCCGCCTCAGCGACATCGAGAACGTCACGCCGTTCGTGCAGGCGCGCTTCGACAACTGA
- a CDS encoding DoxX family protein, producing the protein MSYDAATPLRNGVDFELSGPWATYWIAMLRVITGWWFLHSGIGKLLDSGLSYGYAATYLNGMDGTTLGPVATFLGGFPDLMGAMVPIFETLIGLALVAGLLTRLASFGGVVFMSLFWVGNAEFGTGIINGDLMGLLLFVTMIVFAAGRYYGLDAVVERTEFVQNRPRLKYLLG; encoded by the coding sequence ATGTCATACGACGCGGCTACCCCCTTGAGGAACGGGGTCGACTTCGAACTCTCGGGGCCGTGGGCGACGTACTGGATCGCGATGCTTCGCGTGATTACGGGGTGGTGGTTCCTCCACTCCGGGATCGGGAAGCTCCTCGACAGCGGACTGAGCTACGGGTACGCGGCGACGTACTTGAACGGGATGGACGGCACGACGCTCGGCCCGGTGGCCACGTTCCTCGGCGGGTTCCCCGACCTGATGGGGGCGATGGTCCCGATATTCGAGACGCTCATCGGGCTCGCGCTCGTCGCCGGCCTGCTCACTCGGCTGGCCTCGTTCGGCGGCGTGGTCTTCATGTCGCTGTTCTGGGTCGGGAACGCCGAGTTCGGCACCGGCATCATCAACGGCGACCTCATGGGTCTGCTGTTGTTCGTGACGATGATCGTGTTCGCCGCTGGCCGGTACTACGGTCTCGACGCCGTCGTCGAGCGCACCGAGTTCGTCCAGAACAGACCGCGCTTGAAGTACCTACTCGGATAG
- a CDS encoding winged helix-turn-helix domain-containing protein, translating to MRAPLGTDETPELQAVLDALDDEGCRRIIEALDEPMAAKELSEECDIPLSTTYRKLELLTDAALLEERAVLQPDGHHTTEYDLVFEEVVIQLDEDRTLDVGVTRPSQSTDERLETLWAEVSKET from the coding sequence ATGCGTGCTCCGCTCGGGACGGACGAGACGCCCGAACTCCAGGCCGTCCTCGACGCCCTGGACGACGAGGGATGCAGACGCATCATCGAGGCGCTCGACGAGCCGATGGCCGCCAAGGAGCTCTCCGAGGAGTGCGACATCCCGCTGTCGACGACCTACCGGAAGCTCGAACTCCTCACGGACGCCGCGCTGCTGGAGGAGCGGGCGGTGCTCCAGCCGGACGGCCACCACACGACGGAGTACGATCTCGTCTTCGAGGAGGTCGTCATCCAGCTGGACGAGGACCGCACGCTCGACGTCGGCGTCACGCGGCCGTCGCAGTCCACGGACGAGCGCCTCGAAACGCTCTGGGCGGAGGTGAGCAAGGAAACATGA
- a CDS encoding DUF7521 family protein: protein MIDITVVVVALKTVTLLLGGAVTYFATKAWQRTGSPALRSLAIGFGFVTFGALLAGIADQVLAVERTLAVLTESALTAVGFAVIVYSLYVD, encoded by the coding sequence ATGATAGACATCACGGTAGTCGTCGTCGCGTTGAAGACAGTCACGCTGCTGCTCGGCGGCGCGGTCACGTACTTCGCCACGAAGGCCTGGCAGCGAACCGGCTCGCCGGCGCTGCGGTCGCTGGCCATCGGCTTCGGGTTCGTGACCTTCGGGGCGCTGCTCGCGGGCATCGCCGACCAGGTGCTGGCCGTCGAGCGCACGCTCGCGGTGTTGACCGAGAGCGCGCTCACGGCCGTCGGGTTCGCGGTCATCGTCTACTCGCTGTACGTCGACTGA